The following proteins come from a genomic window of Malus domestica chromosome 02, GDT2T_hap1:
- the LOC103402872 gene encoding uncharacterized protein: protein MNTRVRTNLQTMKAAAAMNHDINKKEKKMETQKSRAMGIDRTAINRRKSNRERKMALQKDVDKLKKKLRHEENVHRALERAFTRPLGALPRLPPYLPPHTLELLAEVAVLEEEVVRLEEQVVNFRQGLYQQAVYLSSKSSVETLNDSIERTPIRGSKHQRSKSLSHNEFKSVAAASRLQPSLARCASSRRMMSTDHIVYDRTGNCSTRQVNGKQTPRKPNSFTPIAEDGRGNENRLCPNAAKDKQSPDKKTAKIVTPVKKSPMKHESMAKSSDALKLELECRLVDQERTHESSSSSSDDRVLEADNTPNKVSEDIVKCLSSIFVRMSSLKDKVEELGSSRSALSAHAANGETGFRDPYGICLEFRDMDVGPYKHLHSIDICSIDLNRTTSALILMHRLKFLLGKLATVSLEGLNHQQKLAFWINTYNSCMMKAFLEHGIPETPEMVVALMQKATIGVGGHPLNAITIEHFILRLPYHLKFTCPKAAKNDEMKARSIFGLEWSEPLVTFALSCGSWSSPAVRVYSAAHVEEELEAAKREYIQAAVGISRTNKLIIPKLLDWYLLDFAKDLESLVDWICMQLPNELRNEAVQCLERRGRDEPFSQLVQIMPYNFTFRLLLQK from the exons atgaataccaGAGTACGCACTAATCTTCAGACCATGAAAGCTGCTGCTGCTATGAACCATGATATTAATAAA aaggagaagaagatggagacTCAGAAGAGCAGAGCAATGGGAATTGATAGAACTGCAATCAATCGGCGTAAATCGAACCGAGAACGAAAAATGGCATTGCAGAAAGAT GTTGATAAGCTGAAGAAGAAGCTCAGACATGAAGAGAATGTACACAGAGCATTGGAAAGGGCTTTTACAAGACCATTGGGAGCTCTGCCTCGTCTTCCTCCTTATCTCCCTCCACAT ACATTAGAACTTCTGGCTGAAGTAGCTGTTTTGGAAGAGGAGGTTGTTCGGCTCGAAGAACAGGTTGTTAATTTTCGACAAGGCCTGTATCAGCAGGCTGTGTATCTGTCCTCCAAGAGTAGTGTCGAAACTTTGAATGATTCGATTGAGCGGACACCAATTCGAGGCTCTAAACATCAGAGGTCAAAATCTTTGTCACACAATGAGTTCAAATCAGTAGCAGCAGCCAGCAGGCTTCAACCTTCTCTTGCTCGCTGTGCTTCGAGCAGAAGGATGATGTCCACTGATCATATCGTCTATGATCGAACGGGGAATTGTTCTACTAGGCAAGTCAATGGAAAACAAACTCCCAGGAAACCCAATTCCTTCACACCTATTGCAGAAGATGGTAGAGGAAATGAGAATCGATTATGTCCTAATGCAGCGAAGGATAAGCAGTCTCCTGACAAGAAAACCGCTAAAATTGTAACCCCAGTGAAAAAATCTCCTATGAAACATGAATCCATGGCAAAATCTTCGGACGCTTTGAAGTTAGAG CTAGAGTGCAGATTAGTAGACCAGGAAAGAACACATGAGAGTTCATCTAGTTCTTCGGATGATAGGGTTCTGGAAGCTGATAACACTCCTAACAAAGTGTCTGAGGACATTGTCAAGTGTTTGTCCAGCATTTTTGTGAGGATGAGCAGTTTGAAGGACAAGGTAGAGGAATTGGGAAGTTCTAGATCAGCATTATCTGCTCATGCAGCAAATGGAGAGACAGGGTTTCGAGATCCTTATGGTATTTGTTTGGAATTCAGAGACATGGACGTTGGCCCCTATAAACACCTCCATTCGATTGATATTTGTTCGATTGATCTCAACAGAACAACAAGCGCGTTGATTCTGATGCACAGATTAAA GTTCCTACTTGGAAAGCTTGCCACAGTGAGTCTAGAAGGTCTTAACCATCAGCAAAAGCTTGCATTTTGGATCAATACTTATAATTCCTGCATGATGAAG GCATTTTTAGAGCATGGGATACCTGAGACTCCTGAAATGGTTGTAGCACTAATGCAAAAG GCAACAATAGGTGTCGGGGGGCACCCACTGAATGCAATTACAATCGAGCATTTCATTTTAAGACTGCCTTATCACTTGAAATTT ACATGTCCAAAAGCTGCGAAAAATGATGAGATGAAAGCTCGCAGCATTTTCGGATTAGAGTGGTCTGAACCCTTGGTTACATTTGCACTTTCGTGCGGAAGCTGGTCCTCCCCTGCA GTTAGAGTGTACTCAGCAGCTCATGTGGAAGAAGAGTTGGAAGCAGCAAAAAGGGAGTATATACAGGCAGCAGTTGGCATTTCAAGGACAAACAAACTGATCATCCCCAAGCTTTTGGATTGGTATTTACTCGATTTCGCAAAGGATTTGGAATCATTGGTGGACTGGATTTGCATGCAGCTACCAAATGAACTGAGAAATGAGGCAGTTCAATGCCTTGAAAGGAGGGGAAGAGACGAACCCTTTTCACAGTTGGTGCAAATAATGCCATACAATTTCACCTTCAGGCTGCTCTTACAGAAATGA